The Rhodocytophaga rosea genome has a segment encoding these proteins:
- a CDS encoding WG repeat-containing protein codes for MSPVIPLTSAHIQAMPGGWTVEKEDSIRIYTLEGKLLSDSVFTEVAGNADFYAVKKKDSWSILRTNGTWFGSATFDEVNLLGNHLFVVKQKKNLSAYSPGGKLIKLPEAEKIRLQLLSAYDNQSWIILENKRGKKGILSVQNGALLPPRYDDIQVWEPDLYKTELKGKFGLVNAKGKILLPAIYDGLDYQKGLIATLKNGKFGLMNVSKSFTIPPQYSALLRNYDQSGRVLIAAKAGRYGLIGADNKPLSEFVFDEIQYWQNEVALVRQDQTWYLYHFVEKRYIFKPIDFIEYIKQSPEEIVLKVYMDKMYGILSNTKGQVVSCDYEDLANVGSETFPLYLGEKYIDDADIYLVFYINREGQPMRRQIFNANKYQRMLCD; via the coding sequence TTGTCTCCGGTTATTCCGCTTACTTCTGCCCATATTCAGGCAATGCCCGGCGGCTGGACGGTTGAAAAGGAGGATAGTATCCGGATTTATACGCTGGAAGGAAAATTACTTTCAGATTCTGTATTTACGGAAGTTGCCGGCAATGCTGATTTTTATGCGGTTAAAAAAAAAGATTCCTGGTCAATCCTCCGGACCAATGGAACCTGGTTTGGCAGTGCTACTTTTGATGAGGTGAATCTGCTAGGAAATCATCTCTTTGTAGTAAAACAAAAAAAGAATTTATCAGCCTATTCTCCAGGTGGAAAACTAATAAAACTGCCTGAGGCTGAAAAAATCCGGCTCCAGTTACTATCTGCGTATGATAATCAATCCTGGATTATTCTGGAAAATAAACGGGGGAAAAAAGGAATTTTGTCAGTGCAGAATGGAGCACTGCTGCCGCCCCGTTACGATGACATTCAGGTGTGGGAACCAGATCTGTATAAAACTGAACTGAAAGGCAAATTCGGTCTGGTGAATGCCAAAGGAAAAATACTACTTCCGGCTATTTACGATGGACTGGATTATCAGAAAGGCTTGATCGCTACCTTAAAAAATGGCAAATTCGGGTTAATGAATGTAAGCAAAAGTTTCACTATTCCTCCGCAATATTCAGCATTACTCCGCAATTACGACCAGTCTGGCCGTGTGCTGATTGCAGCAAAAGCAGGTAGATATGGTCTGATCGGGGCAGACAATAAACCTTTGTCTGAGTTTGTTTTTGATGAAATCCAGTACTGGCAGAATGAAGTAGCCCTGGTGCGTCAGGACCAGACCTGGTATCTGTATCATTTTGTAGAGAAGCGCTATATCTTCAAGCCTATAGATTTTATTGAATACATTAAACAAAGTCCTGAGGAAATTGTGCTGAAGGTATATATGGATAAAATGTATGGCATTCTCAGCAATACCAAAGGCCAGGTAGTGAGTTGTGATTACGAAGATCTGGCAAATGTAGGCAGCGAAACGTTCCCTTTATATCTGGGAGAAAAATACATTGATGATGCCGATATATACCTGGTTTTCTATATCAACCGCGAAGGCCAACCTATGCGCCGCCAGATATTCAATGCCAATAAGTACCAGCGAATGTTGTGTGATTGA
- a CDS encoding M16 family metallopeptidase, whose product MEEYQLYTLPNGIRILHKQVTYTKIAHCGFVLDIGSRDEKPHQQGIAHFWEHMAFKGTRKRRSFHILNRLESLGGELNAYTTKEKICFHASVLDRHFEKAIELLTDITFDSVFPERQIEKERNVILEEMSMYYDSPEDAIQDEFDNVLFGDHSLGNNILGTSESVRSFHKEDFKQFILENLNTGRIIFSSVSNLPFNKVVKLAQKYLSDIPGFSAHPERLPFSGYIPKKLAKSRVITQAQCAIGRTAYALNDEKRLPFFMLVNILGGPGMNSRLNLALREKHGFVYAIEANYTPYVDTGFVAVYFGTEKRQLNKSIALTLKEMRTLKEKKMGAVQLHTAKEQLMGQLAMSEESNLNFMLMMGKSMLDLDRIDTLPEIFEDIRQVTASDLQDIANEMFNEDQLSILTYLPDQDS is encoded by the coding sequence ATGGAAGAATACCAGTTATATACACTCCCCAACGGCATCCGTATTTTACATAAACAAGTTACTTATACTAAAATTGCGCACTGCGGCTTTGTTCTGGATATAGGCAGCCGGGACGAAAAACCTCACCAGCAAGGCATTGCCCACTTCTGGGAACACATGGCCTTTAAGGGAACCCGTAAACGCAGGTCTTTTCACATACTGAATCGGCTCGAATCGCTGGGTGGAGAATTGAATGCCTATACCACCAAAGAGAAAATATGTTTTCATGCCTCCGTGCTGGACCGCCATTTTGAGAAAGCCATAGAACTGCTCACCGACATTACCTTCGATTCTGTGTTTCCCGAAAGGCAGATTGAGAAAGAAAGAAATGTGATTCTGGAGGAAATGTCGATGTATTACGATTCTCCGGAAGATGCCATTCAGGACGAATTTGATAATGTGTTGTTTGGCGACCATTCCTTGGGCAATAATATTCTGGGAACCAGTGAAAGTGTGCGTTCTTTCCACAAAGAAGATTTCAAGCAGTTCATCCTGGAGAATCTGAATACCGGGCGAATTATTTTCTCGTCGGTAAGCAACCTGCCATTTAATAAAGTGGTAAAGCTGGCACAAAAGTATCTGTCTGACATTCCCGGTTTTTCTGCACATCCAGAACGTTTGCCTTTTAGCGGATACATTCCTAAAAAGCTTGCTAAATCTCGGGTGATTACACAAGCCCAATGTGCCATCGGCCGTACAGCTTATGCCTTAAACGACGAAAAACGCCTGCCTTTCTTTATGCTGGTAAATATTCTCGGCGGTCCTGGTATGAATTCAAGGTTGAATCTGGCCTTGCGTGAAAAACATGGGTTTGTTTATGCCATTGAAGCGAATTATACACCGTATGTAGACACCGGTTTTGTAGCAGTTTACTTTGGTACCGAAAAAAGACAGCTGAACAAAAGCATTGCTCTCACTTTAAAGGAAATGCGTACCCTGAAAGAGAAAAAGATGGGTGCTGTACAGTTACATACGGCTAAAGAGCAGTTGATGGGGCAACTGGCGATGTCGGAAGAGAGCAACCTCAACTTTATGCTGATGATGGGAAAAAGTATGCTCGATCTCGACCGTATCGACACCCTGCCGGAGATATTTGAAGACATCCGCCAGGTAACTGCTTCTGATCTACAAGACATTGCCAACGAAATGTTTAACGAAGACCAGCTAAGTATCCTTACTTATTTGCCAGATCAAGATTCGTGA
- the hslU gene encoding ATP-dependent protease ATPase subunit HslU translates to MIQDQLSYLTPKQIVAELDKYIVGQKDAKRNVAIALRNRWRRMNTNTDMRQEIVPNNILMIGATGVGKTEIARRLAKIADAPFTKVEASKFTEVGYVGRDVESMVRDLVEQAVHLVKANKKEGVKARANQAVEDIILDALIPPVRKAGSSSSGFSYDNNTMPDNDEELNERTRERFREKIRNGEMEDRKIEISIQHSAGSNVGMVGPGIDEMTMANLQEMIGGMLPKKTKKRKVTIGEARKILFEEESAKLIDMDEVKEEAIRKAEDSGIIFIDEIDKIATSRKGGGGGPDVSREGVQRDLLPIVEGSTVNTKYGVINTDHVLFIAAGAFHISKPSDLIPELQGRFPIRVELQSLTKDDFYHILKEPKNALTKQYESLLMAEGVELTFQDEALAKIAEIAFHINSEVENIGARRLHTVMSHLLNDFLFDIPDVISANAKIVITPELVDQRLSSLVKNRDLSQYIL, encoded by the coding sequence ATGATACAAGATCAATTAAGCTATTTAACTCCCAAACAGATCGTAGCCGAATTAGATAAATACATTGTGGGCCAGAAAGATGCCAAGCGGAATGTGGCCATTGCCTTACGGAACCGCTGGCGCCGCATGAACACGAATACGGACATGCGCCAGGAGATTGTACCCAATAATATTTTAATGATCGGGGCTACCGGGGTAGGTAAAACAGAGATAGCCCGCCGGCTGGCAAAAATTGCAGATGCCCCTTTTACAAAAGTAGAAGCATCTAAGTTTACGGAAGTAGGGTATGTAGGCCGAGATGTAGAAAGCATGGTGAGGGATCTGGTAGAACAGGCAGTACATCTGGTGAAAGCGAATAAAAAGGAAGGCGTAAAAGCCCGTGCCAACCAGGCCGTAGAAGATATTATTCTCGATGCCCTGATTCCACCGGTACGCAAAGCGGGAAGTTCCTCTTCTGGATTTTCTTATGACAACAATACAATGCCCGACAATGATGAGGAACTGAATGAACGGACCAGAGAACGTTTCCGGGAGAAAATCCGCAATGGTGAGATGGAAGACCGCAAAATTGAGATCAGCATTCAGCACAGTGCCGGGAGTAATGTGGGAATGGTTGGCCCAGGTATCGACGAAATGACGATGGCCAATTTGCAGGAAATGATTGGGGGAATGTTGCCCAAGAAAACCAAAAAACGCAAAGTAACCATTGGCGAAGCCCGTAAAATTCTGTTTGAAGAAGAATCTGCCAAGCTCATAGATATGGACGAAGTAAAAGAGGAAGCCATCCGGAAGGCAGAAGACAGTGGCATTATTTTCATCGATGAAATTGACAAAATCGCTACATCCCGTAAAGGCGGTGGCGGTGGGCCAGATGTAAGCCGCGAAGGAGTGCAACGGGATCTGTTACCGATTGTGGAAGGAAGTACCGTAAACACCAAATATGGGGTAATCAATACAGACCATGTGCTGTTTATTGCCGCTGGTGCTTTTCATATATCCAAACCTTCCGACCTGATTCCCGAGTTACAAGGCCGTTTCCCGATCCGGGTAGAGCTGCAAAGCCTCACCAAAGACGATTTTTACCATATTCTGAAAGAGCCGAAAAATGCCCTGACCAAGCAGTATGAATCGTTGTTAATGGCGGAAGGCGTAGAACTTACTTTTCAGGATGAAGCTCTGGCAAAAATTGCAGAAATTGCTTTCCACATTAACTCAGAAGTAGAAAATATCGGTGCCCGCAGGCTACATACAGTCATGAGCCACCTGCTCAACGACTTCCTGTTCGATATTCCGGATGTGATCAGCGCCAATGCTAAAATTGTAATCACGCCTGAACTGGTAGATCAACGCTTATCCAGTCTTGTGAAAAACCGGGATCTGAGCCAGTATATTTTGTAA
- a CDS encoding 6-pyruvoyl trahydropterin synthase family protein, producing the protein MIYVSRKEHFNAAHKLYNPNWSEEKNTEVFGPCANTNWHGHNFELIVTVKGLPDPDTGFVIDLKVLSRLIKDLILDKVDHKNLNMDVDFMQGKMASCEVFIIEIWNILAPAIQLAAPSARLHQLRLYETPRNFVDYYGAEQ; encoded by the coding sequence ATGATTTACGTAAGCCGGAAAGAGCACTTTAATGCTGCTCATAAATTGTATAATCCCAACTGGTCGGAAGAAAAAAATACGGAAGTATTCGGACCTTGTGCCAATACCAACTGGCATGGGCATAACTTTGAATTGATTGTTACGGTAAAGGGCCTGCCGGACCCGGATACAGGGTTTGTAATTGATTTAAAAGTACTCAGCCGCTTAATTAAAGACCTGATTCTGGATAAAGTGGATCATAAAAATCTGAACATGGATGTGGATTTTATGCAGGGTAAAATGGCTAGCTGCGAGGTATTTATAATTGAAATATGGAATATTCTGGCTCCGGCTATTCAGCTGGCAGCTCCTTCCGCCAGGTTACATCAACTCCGGCTCTATGAAACGCCCCGTAATTTTGTGGATTATTATGGTGCTGAACAATAA
- a CDS encoding O-methyltransferase: protein MEFLSAALNQYVEEHTSSEPPVLQELNRDTHAHVLKPRMLSGHLQGRLLSLFSHMMRPMNVLEIGTYTGYSALCLAEGLQEGGKVYTIDINEELESRVRQYFAKAGATHQIEYRIGNALDIIPSLDIMFDMVFIDADKINYQRYYDMVLNKIRPGGIIIADNVLWSGKVVADTIKKGDAETYAILAFNAAVQQDERVENILLPVRDGLMIVRKK, encoded by the coding sequence ATGGAATTTTTAAGTGCTGCACTTAACCAATACGTAGAAGAACATACTTCTTCTGAGCCGCCAGTATTGCAAGAACTGAACCGTGATACCCATGCCCATGTACTCAAACCCCGTATGTTATCTGGTCATTTGCAGGGACGGCTACTATCTTTATTTTCGCATATGATGCGGCCCATGAATGTACTGGAAATAGGTACCTATACCGGTTATTCTGCTTTGTGCCTGGCTGAAGGCTTGCAGGAAGGTGGAAAGGTATATACCATTGATATCAATGAAGAACTGGAATCAAGAGTAAGGCAATATTTTGCTAAAGCCGGTGCCACCCATCAGATAGAATACCGGATAGGCAACGCCCTGGATATTATTCCCTCCTTAGATATAATGTTCGATATGGTGTTTATTGATGCCGACAAGATAAATTACCAGCGGTATTACGATATGGTATTGAATAAGATAAGGCCCGGAGGAATTATTATTGCCGATAATGTACTCTGGAGCGGAAAAGTGGTAGCCGATACCATTAAAAAAGGCGATGCCGAGACTTATGCCATTCTTGCCTTTAATGCTGCAGTTCAGCAAGACGAACGGGTAGAAAATATATTATTGCCTGTTCGGGATGGACTGATGATAGTAAGGAAGAAGTGA
- a CDS encoding DUF2179 domain-containing protein, with the protein MESFFIENLGISKSVYSYVVLPLIIYLSRLTDVSLNTLRQIFVISGRRKQAPIIGIFESLLWLIAVSTIMQNLNNPTCYLAYAAGFASGIYIGMTIEEKLALGKVMVRVITRREATDLIEYLRTTKFGFTYVEGEGKRENVKLIFSVIQRQDLPELINIINQFNPNAFYTVETVRYASQPGYYSMIDEKGGLFSFFSNLKRR; encoded by the coding sequence ATGGAAAGCTTTTTCATTGAGAATCTAGGCATCAGTAAGTCTGTATATAGTTATGTGGTATTACCTTTAATCATCTATCTTTCCCGCCTTACGGATGTCAGTCTCAACACCTTACGGCAGATATTTGTAATTAGTGGCCGGCGCAAACAAGCACCGATTATAGGCATTTTTGAATCGCTGCTCTGGCTGATAGCCGTAAGTACCATTATGCAGAACCTGAATAATCCGACTTGTTATCTGGCGTATGCGGCCGGTTTTGCTTCAGGCATTTATATAGGAATGACCATTGAAGAAAAACTTGCCCTAGGTAAAGTAATGGTACGTGTGATTACCCGCAGGGAAGCTACTGATCTGATCGAATACCTGCGTACCACTAAGTTTGGTTTTACCTATGTAGAAGGAGAAGGAAAACGGGAGAACGTAAAGCTGATCTTTTCAGTGATACAACGGCAGGATTTGCCGGAGCTTATTAATATTATCAATCAGTTTAATCCGAACGCCTTTTATACGGTAGAAACCGTTCGATACGCCAGTCAACCGGGGTACTACTCTATGATTGACGAAAAAGGCGGACTTTTTTCATTCTTCAGCAATCTCAAACGCAGATAA
- a CDS encoding ADP-ribosylglycohydrolase family protein, protein MHPNKVLDILMGLCVGDALGVPVEFKSRSVLTANPVTGMQGYGTHNQPAGTWSDDSSLALCLAESLCNGYNLNNIAYTMVRWYTQNHWTAHGKVFDIGGTTYRAIQRLKNDESPLYSGDFEEDSNGNGSLMRILPLAFYLINKPIEERYQTVKEVSSVTHAHFRSIICCFIYIEYAILLLKGLDKKEAYKQMQESVNSFIKISYSERKRFDRILLHNIESYFPAEISGSGYVIHTLEASLWCFLTTDSYTDAVLKAVNLGEDTDTTGCVTGGLAGLYYGLEAIPKEWTEVIARKDDILTLANKLDQKYSAQAE, encoded by the coding sequence ATGCATCCAAATAAAGTATTAGATATATTAATGGGATTATGTGTAGGGGATGCATTGGGCGTACCGGTAGAATTTAAAAGCAGAAGTGTTTTGACAGCGAATCCGGTAACCGGCATGCAGGGCTATGGTACCCACAATCAGCCTGCCGGAACCTGGTCAGATGACAGTTCACTGGCTCTATGTCTGGCTGAAAGTTTATGTAATGGATACAATCTGAATAATATCGCTTATACAATGGTAAGATGGTATACTCAGAATCATTGGACAGCGCATGGAAAAGTATTTGATATAGGTGGTACTACCTATCGTGCAATACAAAGGTTAAAGAATGATGAAAGTCCGCTGTATTCCGGAGATTTCGAAGAGGATTCCAATGGAAATGGTTCGCTGATGCGTATCCTACCTTTGGCTTTTTACTTAATAAATAAACCTATTGAAGAACGATATCAAACAGTAAAAGAAGTTTCATCTGTTACTCATGCACACTTTCGATCTATCATATGCTGTTTTATTTATATTGAATATGCCATACTGCTTTTGAAAGGTCTGGATAAAAAAGAAGCATATAAGCAGATGCAAGAGTCAGTAAATAGTTTCATTAAGATTTCCTATTCTGAAAGGAAACGCTTTGATAGAATTCTCCTCCATAATATTGAATCTTATTTTCCTGCTGAAATCAGCGGAAGTGGCTATGTAATCCATACCCTGGAAGCTTCGCTCTGGTGTTTCCTTACAACAGATTCTTACACAGATGCTGTGTTGAAAGCAGTAAATCTGGGAGAAGATACAGATACAACCGGTTGCGTAACTGGTGGTCTGGCAGGTTTATATTATGGGCTGGAAGCTATACCCAAAGAATGGACCGAAGTAATTGCCAGAAAAGACGATATACTTACACTTGCAAATAAACTTGATCAGAAATACAGTGCACAGGCAGAATAA
- a CDS encoding GNAT family N-acetyltransferase, whose protein sequence is MIKLIRTNSDNPDFVTLVRLLDADLAKRDGDEHSFYAQFNKIAKIKYAVVAYEGDKPMGCGAIKEFATDVMEVKRMYVSPEARNKGIATLILTELEKWAAELSYTKCVLETGKRQPEAIALYEKNGYRQIPNYGQYTGIENSVCFEKELTGKQQIQAIS, encoded by the coding sequence ATGATCAAACTAATAAGAACCAATTCTGATAACCCCGATTTTGTAACCCTTGTCCGGTTACTGGATGCTGATCTTGCCAAGAGAGACGGCGATGAACATTCCTTCTACGCTCAGTTCAATAAAATTGCTAAAATTAAGTATGCGGTAGTAGCCTATGAAGGGGACAAACCTATGGGTTGCGGTGCTATCAAAGAATTTGCAACAGATGTGATGGAAGTGAAACGGATGTATGTATCACCGGAAGCCAGGAATAAAGGAATTGCTACACTGATTTTAACCGAACTCGAAAAATGGGCAGCCGAATTATCGTATACTAAGTGTGTGTTAGAAACAGGCAAAAGGCAGCCGGAAGCCATTGCACTTTATGAGAAGAATGGCTATAGGCAGATTCCTAATTATGGGCAATATACAGGCATTGAAAACAGTGTGTGCTTTGAGAAAGAACTTACTGGTAAACAGCAGATACAAGCCATCTCATAA
- a CDS encoding HupE/UreJ family protein, translating into MTTFQAYLYLGFSHITDLQGYDHILFIVALCAIFQLSDWKKILILVTAFTLGHSITLALATLKILTFRSDLIEFLIPVTILITAIGNLFHKEKTSRMNNSGNSQRLRYIAALCFGLIHGLGFSNFLRSLLGKEESIIQPLFAFNVGLEAGQLLIVGILLLIGFVFTAILKVNRFNWNLVISGIVIGIALTLILKTNIFV; encoded by the coding sequence ATGACCACTTTTCAGGCCTATTTATACCTGGGTTTTTCACACATCACCGACCTGCAAGGATATGATCATATCCTGTTTATTGTAGCTTTATGTGCTATTTTTCAGCTATCCGACTGGAAAAAAATACTCATCCTGGTTACTGCTTTTACCTTGGGCCATTCTATTACCCTGGCCCTGGCTACACTAAAAATACTGACATTCAGAAGCGATTTGATTGAATTTCTAATTCCGGTCACCATTCTGATTACAGCCATCGGCAATCTGTTTCATAAAGAGAAAACAAGCCGCATGAACAACTCAGGCAATTCCCAGCGTCTGCGCTATATAGCTGCTTTGTGTTTTGGCCTGATTCACGGCCTGGGTTTTTCAAATTTTCTGCGAAGTTTACTGGGGAAGGAAGAAAGTATTATACAACCCTTATTTGCTTTTAATGTTGGCCTGGAAGCTGGTCAATTGCTGATTGTAGGCATATTGCTTCTGATTGGCTTTGTGTTTACTGCGATACTGAAGGTAAACCGCTTTAATTGGAACCTGGTCATATCTGGAATAGTGATAGGCATTGCGCTTACCCTGATTCTGAAAACAAATATATTTGTGTAA
- the lpxB gene encoding lipid-A-disaccharide synthase, whose translation MKYYLIAGERSGDLHASNLIKAIRAEDPQAECRAWGGDMMQAAGATLVKHYRELAYMGFLEVALNLHKILGFISQCKQDILAWKPDVVILVDYAGFNMRIAKFAKKQGIKVFYYISPKVWAWNQSRAYKIKANVDRLFVIFPFETDFFRNYEYEVDYVGNPLLDAIANFQPDPDFRRKNNLEEKLIIALLPGSREQEVKNMLEIMLGVMPKFSQYEFVIAGVSNLPLSFYEKFTRVPHVSLVIDQTYDLLSNATAAMVTSGTATLETALFEVPQIVCYKTGRISYMIAKALIQVGYISLVNLIAGKEVVKELIQEDFTVYKLVYELKKILPYTSGRKEQIQAYKEIKAMMGGPGASQRAGSLMVKYLKNE comes from the coding sequence ATGAAATATTATCTGATAGCCGGCGAACGTTCCGGAGACCTGCATGCTTCCAACCTGATTAAGGCTATCCGGGCAGAAGATCCACAGGCAGAATGCCGGGCCTGGGGAGGAGATATGATGCAGGCTGCTGGTGCAACGCTTGTCAAACACTACCGGGAACTGGCGTATATGGGTTTTCTGGAAGTGGCGCTAAACCTGCATAAAATTCTGGGATTTATTAGCCAGTGTAAGCAGGATATTCTTGCCTGGAAACCAGATGTGGTGATTCTGGTAGATTATGCTGGTTTTAATATGCGGATCGCAAAATTTGCTAAAAAACAAGGGATTAAGGTTTTCTATTACATTTCTCCCAAAGTATGGGCCTGGAACCAGTCAAGGGCCTATAAGATCAAAGCCAATGTAGACCGCTTATTTGTTATTTTTCCGTTTGAAACAGACTTTTTTAGGAACTACGAATATGAAGTAGACTATGTAGGGAATCCGCTTCTGGATGCCATTGCTAACTTCCAGCCTGACCCTGATTTCCGCCGGAAAAACAACCTGGAAGAGAAACTCATTATCGCCCTGCTTCCTGGTAGCCGTGAGCAAGAAGTTAAAAATATGCTCGAAATTATGCTGGGCGTGATGCCGAAGTTTTCTCAGTATGAATTTGTGATTGCAGGTGTTTCCAATCTGCCCTTGTCTTTCTACGAAAAATTTACCCGTGTTCCACATGTATCCCTCGTTATAGACCAGACCTACGATTTATTATCGAATGCAACCGCTGCTATGGTCACTTCCGGTACGGCTACTCTGGAAACAGCGTTGTTTGAAGTGCCACAGATTGTGTGCTATAAAACTGGCCGCATTTCCTATATGATTGCTAAAGCCCTTATTCAGGTAGGATATATTTCGCTGGTGAATCTGATTGCTGGGAAAGAAGTAGTGAAAGAACTCATTCAGGAGGATTTTACGGTATACAAACTCGTATATGAACTGAAAAAAATCCTGCCCTATACTTCTGGACGCAAAGAACAGATACAAGCCTATAAAGAAATAAAAGCCATGATGGGTGGTCCTGGCGCTTCTCAACGGGCTGGCAGCCTGATGGTAAAATACCTTAAAAATGAATAA
- a CDS encoding WG repeat-containing protein yields MKSKICLWLLLLYLIPDGVKADRVTKAYKKLRRNEFEKSRALVYKALEKNPQNAGAIYVFSQYFLNSNNPAAHLDSAYTYALAAISYYPQTSKKSRKYWNKSGINDSTLLANKVLIDSLAFGLASDSNLVSTYQYFIDHYPTASQYTEAIKRRNAIAFAAAQQKNTYQSYKNFIDTYPDAAQAKEARELYNVMLFDSQTAAGTIESYENFLELYPQSPFKLLAEQRIFEIYNAPHTIKSYHDFIKKYPSSSFVKQAWSWIFFLHKQDHPAENFLKTYPDFYDSRYIQKLIAAEKLTYYPVYEEEKYGFIDVNGVLQIPIRYDSVASQYFCEGVKEGFILVYHHNKVSAIDKTGKQIIDESYEAIEQLEEGLLTVEKEGKQGLYLESGFRLLPPQYEEIEMLDGNFLLLTQNGKKGLATTNGRKLTALDFDDISSPEEKLLLFEKNGKYSLLLHQQLLDTQVLHPKDTSAFTYPYTKVERVKKVF; encoded by the coding sequence ATGAAATCCAAAATTTGCCTGTGGCTGCTCTTGTTGTATCTCATTCCTGATGGGGTAAAAGCCGACAGGGTTACAAAAGCATATAAAAAGTTACGCCGCAACGAGTTTGAGAAAAGCAGAGCCTTAGTATACAAAGCACTGGAGAAAAATCCGCAAAATGCCGGTGCTATATACGTTTTTTCCCAGTATTTTTTAAATTCAAATAATCCGGCTGCCCATCTGGATTCCGCCTATACCTATGCCTTAGCCGCCATCAGCTACTATCCGCAAACCAGTAAAAAATCAAGAAAATACTGGAACAAATCTGGCATTAATGACTCTACCCTGCTTGCTAATAAAGTATTGATAGATAGCCTCGCATTTGGCTTAGCCAGTGATTCAAACCTGGTGAGTACCTACCAGTATTTCATTGATCATTATCCGACAGCCAGCCAGTATACAGAAGCTATTAAACGAAGAAATGCCATCGCATTTGCAGCTGCACAGCAGAAAAATACTTACCAGAGTTACAAGAATTTTATAGATACTTATCCAGATGCCGCACAGGCCAAGGAAGCCAGGGAATTATACAATGTGATGCTATTTGATTCCCAGACGGCAGCCGGCACTATTGAAAGCTATGAGAACTTCCTGGAGTTGTATCCGCAGAGTCCGTTTAAGCTACTGGCCGAACAGCGGATTTTTGAGATTTACAATGCGCCCCATACCATTAAAAGTTATCATGATTTTATAAAAAAATATCCTTCCAGCAGCTTTGTTAAACAAGCCTGGAGCTGGATTTTTTTCTTACATAAGCAGGACCATCCAGCAGAAAATTTCCTGAAAACGTATCCTGATTTTTACGATTCCCGCTATATCCAGAAGCTGATCGCTGCTGAAAAACTCACCTATTACCCGGTGTATGAGGAAGAAAAATATGGCTTTATTGATGTAAATGGCGTTTTACAAATTCCCATTCGATACGATTCTGTAGCCAGCCAGTACTTTTGTGAGGGAGTAAAAGAAGGCTTTATCCTTGTATACCATCATAATAAAGTTTCAGCCATTGATAAAACCGGGAAACAGATCATAGATGAGAGTTATGAAGCAATTGAGCAACTGGAAGAAGGATTATTGACCGTTGAAAAAGAAGGTAAACAAGGCTTGTATCTGGAATCAGGATTCAGATTATTGCCTCCGCAATATGAAGAAATAGAAATGCTGGATGGTAATTTTCTGCTGCTCACGCAAAACGGCAAAAAAGGATTAGCTACCACGAATGGAAGAAAGTTAACTGCCCTGGATTTTGATGATATTAGTTCTCCGGAAGAAAAACTGCTTTTGTTTGAGAAAAATGGAAAATATAGCCTGCTCCTCCATCAGCAACTACTCGACACCCAGGTTTTGCATCCAAAAGATACTTCAGCCTTTACCTATCCCTATACGAAGGTAGAACGGGTAAAAAAGGTTTTCTGA